The following coding sequences lie in one Seriola aureovittata isolate HTS-2021-v1 ecotype China chromosome 5, ASM2101889v1, whole genome shotgun sequence genomic window:
- the gatd3l gene encoding ES1 protein, mitochondrial, which translates to MLATRTLLSKQTLAVLSRQPACFVHHGDYGNWGNTNVAVVFSGCGWWDGTDVHEGVYTMYHLSRNGARFQMFSPNQQQMHVMDHMRKQPGSGENRNMMTESARFSHGQGMMQMQDLAKLDVNSFDAVIFPGGHGITKNLSSFVKDGKDCKLHNDVERVLKDFHRSRKPIGLASMAPMLACRVLPGIEVTMGYERDDNTRWGNWPHTTIVQAIKSMGARHNVREPYEAYVDEKNKVVSTPTFMWETEYHYHYIFDGIGNMVKHVMRMSTK; encoded by the exons ATGCTGGCAACCAGGACTTTGCTGTCCAAACAAACACTGGCTGTTCTCTCTCGCCAGCCTGCCTGCTTTGTTCACCACGGTGACTATGGCAATTGGGGAAATACCAATGTTGCAGTG GTTTTCTCAGGATGTGGCTGGTGGGATGGGACTGATGTCCATGAGGGAGTCTA CACCATGTACCACCTCAGCCGTAATGGTGCTCGCTTCCAGATGTTTTCTCCAAATCAACAGCAGATGCATGTGATGGACCACATGAGAAAGCAACCTGGCTCTGGCGAGAACCG GAACATGATGACGGAGTCAGCTCGTTTCAGTCATGGTCAGGGAATGATGCAAATGCAGGACCTGGCCAAGCTGGATGTCAACAGCTTTGATGCTGTCATCTTTCCTGGAGGCCACGGCATCACCAAGAATCT ATCCTCTTTTGTGAAGGATGGCAAAGACTGCAAACTGCATAATGATGTGGAAAGGGTGCTTAAAGACTTCCACCGTTCACGCAAGCCTATTGG ACTGGCCAGCATGGCTCCTATGCTGGCCTGCCGTGTGCTGCCCGGCATCGAGGTGACCATGGGCTATGAGCGGGACGACAACACTCGCTGGGGGAACTGGCCTCATACAACCATAGTGCAGGCTATAAAGAGCATGGGCGCACGCCACAATGTCCGCGAGCCATAT GAAGCCTATGTGGATGAGAAGAACAAAGTGGTCAGCACCCCCACCTTCATGTGGGAAACAGAGTATCACTATCACTATATTTTTGATGGTATTGGAAATATGGTCAAACATGTCATGCGTATGTCAACCAAGTGA